From Deinococcus ruber:
GCGAGTCTCCTCTGTCCGGCGTATAGAACGTGCTGATACTGCCGTCCAGATACAGGGCGTCGGGGCAGCCCAGCGTGTCGCGGAAGAAGCGGGCGAAGTCGTAGAAATTGACCGCGCCTTCACTCATGGCGAACTTGACCACACCACCCGCACACACGCCCACGCCGCTGCGAAGCTTCACGCTTTTGCTGCCCGCATTGAAACTCGGGTGAAGTTGCCCACCCTGCACCAGGAGCGGCCCCGACTGGCTGGCGAAATCGGGCGACATGTTCAGGCGCTCGTAGGCCCGCGATTCGGTCACGCCCGCCCTGTTGCCCTTGATCCAGAAGACGCCGTTGGGAAGCAGGGCGAAGTTTCCGCCGCTGCGGGCATGGTTCAGGCCGACCAGTTCGCGGCCCGCCTGCACATGCAGCCCCAGCGGGCGCAGCCCCGGCGCATAGATGCCGCTGTTGGTCGCGAACAGCAGCGTTTTGCCCTGCTTCGCCAGATCGGATTTCAGGGCACCGATCAGGCCATATGGCTGCCCGTCCGGGCGCTGCCAGTACAGCCGCAGCACGTCCAGGCCGGGCTGAATCGTTACCACCGCGTACATCTGCCCGCCAGCATTCACCTCGCCACTTTTCAGTGCGTGGGCAGGAGAGCAGGCGGAAAGCAGGAGCAGAGAAAGAA
This genomic window contains:
- a CDS encoding phosphodiester glycosidase family protein, with protein sequence MRPVLLSLLLLSACSPAHALKSGEVNAGGQMYAVVTIQPGLDVLRLYWQRPDGQPYGLIGALKSDLAKQGKTLLFATNSGIYAPGLRPLGLHVQAGRELVGLNHARSGGNFALLPNGVFWIKGNRAGVTESRAYERLNMSPDFASQSGPLLVQGGQLHPSFNAGSKSVKLRSGVGVCAGGVVKFAMSEGAVNFYDFARFFRDTLGCPDALYLDGSISTFYTPDRGDSQLLAYAGIWGVTK